In the genome of Gordonia rubripertincta, one region contains:
- a CDS encoding aspartate aminotransferase family protein, with the protein MRGALTSPGIMGGMSENSGALWHGFADMGAVTASGPFVVTKGEGTRIWDRDGKEYIDATAGLWFTNVGHGRTEIADAVSRQLGTIAHYSNFGDIASDVTLQLADELAAIAPVPGSKIFFTSGGSDSIDTAVKLARRYWVEQGKPAKRVVVSRTKAYHGMHAAGTSLAGIPLNHDGYGELMHDVQNVDWDDAKSLLGLVERVGAENIAAFFCEPIIGAGGIYLPPDGYLDEVRAICRDHDILFVVDEVVTGFGRIAGDSWFASARFDLQPDMITTAKGLTSGYVPMGAVFIAPRVAEPFFAGGVWWRHGYTYGGHAAAAAAALANLEIIRRENLLAEASRLEGDLATALAPLADLDAVAEVRTGLGAVTAVQLADPATAPAAVLKLREHGVSTRAAGQGALQISPSFVMTTDEVGEMADRIRAALS; encoded by the coding sequence ATGCGGGGAGCACTCACCTCGCCCGGCATCATGGGGGGCATGTCTGAAAATTCTGGTGCTCTGTGGCACGGCTTCGCCGACATGGGTGCGGTGACCGCGAGTGGCCCCTTCGTCGTGACCAAGGGCGAGGGGACCCGTATCTGGGACCGCGACGGCAAGGAATACATCGACGCGACCGCCGGTCTCTGGTTCACCAACGTGGGCCACGGCCGCACCGAGATCGCCGACGCGGTCTCGCGCCAGCTCGGCACCATCGCGCACTACTCCAACTTCGGTGACATCGCGAGCGACGTCACGCTGCAGCTCGCCGACGAGCTGGCGGCCATCGCACCGGTGCCCGGGTCGAAGATCTTCTTCACCTCGGGCGGCAGCGACTCGATCGACACCGCGGTCAAGCTGGCCCGTCGCTACTGGGTCGAGCAGGGCAAACCCGCCAAGCGCGTCGTCGTCAGCCGCACCAAGGCCTACCACGGCATGCACGCCGCGGGTACGTCGCTGGCGGGCATCCCGCTCAACCACGACGGCTACGGCGAGCTCATGCACGACGTGCAGAACGTCGACTGGGACGACGCGAAGAGCCTGCTCGGTCTCGTCGAGCGGGTCGGCGCGGAGAACATCGCCGCCTTTTTCTGCGAGCCGATCATCGGCGCCGGTGGCATCTACCTGCCGCCGGACGGATACCTCGACGAGGTCCGCGCGATCTGCCGCGACCACGACATCCTGTTCGTCGTCGACGAGGTCGTCACCGGCTTCGGCCGTATCGCCGGCGACTCGTGGTTCGCCTCGGCGCGCTTCGACCTGCAGCCGGACATGATCACCACCGCCAAGGGCCTCACCTCCGGCTACGTGCCGATGGGTGCGGTGTTCATCGCCCCGCGCGTCGCCGAGCCGTTCTTCGCCGGCGGCGTCTGGTGGCGTCACGGCTACACCTACGGCGGTCACGCGGCAGCCGCGGCGGCCGCCCTGGCCAACCTGGAGATCATCCGCCGGGAGAATCTTCTCGCCGAGGCATCACGCCTCGAGGGCGACCTGGCGACGGCGCTGGCCCCGCTGGCCGACCTCGACGCGGTCGCCGAGGTGCGCACCGGCCTCGGTGCCGTCACCGCGGTCCAGCTCGCCGACCCGGCCACCGCCCCGGCCGCGGTCCTGAAGCTGCGCGAGCACGGTGTCAGCACCCGTGCCGCTGGCCAGGGCGCGCTGCAGATCTCGCCCTCGTTCGTCATGACGACCGACGAGGTCGGCGAGATGGCCGACCGCATCCGTGCCGCTCTGAGCTGA
- the hrpA gene encoding ATP-dependent RNA helicase HrpA, translated as MSVESPDPAPRDPQPGISRPELLRSLDEVAILDAHRLRRRVDRLGRTPDPRKWEQLVADVEKARRRVDRRRATVPALRFPDELPVSAAREEIADAIRDHQVVVVAGETGSGKTTQLPKICLELGRGIRGTIGHTQPRRIAASSVAKRIADETDTELGDAVGYSVRFTDRSGADTLIRVMTDGILLREIATDPMLRRYDTLIIDEAHERSLNIDFILGYLRRLLSQRPDLKVIITSATIEPARFARHFSTPETSVPVIEVSGRTYPVEIRYRPLSLQERPDSGDDTGGGEHADLDQIQGIDAAIDELWAGGRGDILVFLPTERDIRETADALKRRTGTGRNGGAEIVPLFARLSIADQQKVFAPSNGHRIVLATNVAETSVTVPGIRYVIDTGTARISRYSTRTKVNRLPIEPVSQASARQRAGRCGRVAPGVCIRLYSENDFDARPAFTDPEILRTNLAAVILQMTSLKLGEIADFPFVQPPDERAIRDGMGVLTELGAITVSREGGPPRLTPVGRSMSRIPVDPRVARMLIAGRELGCLDHLLVIASAMSLPDPRERPAEHREAADASHRRFVVPQSDFLSYVELWRYLEEQRKELSGSRFRRMCEREFLHFLRIREWRDLHRQLTEIVKDLDWPVNPAGSDLPEVDADAVHRAILSGLLSNIAARNTEGREFTGARNTTLMIFPASPLAKKPPPFIMAAEVLETSRLFAHTVAGIDPLWAEKLAGDLVKRTHSEPHWSSKRGAAMAYERVTLYGVTLVARRRVDYGPIDPVVSRELFIRHALVEGDWRTQHPFFERNRALLDAASDVENRMRTRGLVITEDQLFEFYAKRVGTEVTSARHFDTWWKKARRSDEALLDLKPEDVAASTEAAPTDYPGAWQQGDTRLELRYRFEPGAPDDGVTVIIPRALLPHVRSAGFDWSVPGMRTELATALVKSLPKRLRKSMSPAQRFAELALARLTPRSEPLTVGLARELSTITQMTVTAADFDVDRIPAHLKMHFAVVDDAGNITARADSIAELQRAGTPAATKTVKRTLYRTWTDDGIGTLAAQRTVDIAGQRLTRYPTIDAITDEAGRTRGVVVIDAASEQTRDRLAERGIVALLDLAIPPLHRRVAGSLGAAGRLALSQSPYSDLDALLADCTRRAIRDVVAGLDAATLSAVRSPEAFSALTEKLRPRISEAAPEYFSLAVESFGWVAPVRAAIDRHAGSLAADDVAEQLENLVFDGFVAATARRHLENVPRYLAAAEARLTALPASAARDQAGVAVVDRVTERWAQRLTQVPEHRKAAVNDEAQWLVEELRVGLFAERLGTAYPVSEKRVLRTLDRLG; from the coding sequence ATGTCGGTCGAGTCCCCAGATCCAGCCCCGCGAGATCCTCAGCCCGGCATCTCCCGTCCCGAACTGCTCCGTTCGCTCGACGAGGTCGCGATCCTCGACGCCCACCGTCTGCGTCGCCGCGTCGACAGACTCGGCCGCACCCCCGACCCACGGAAATGGGAACAACTCGTCGCCGATGTCGAGAAGGCGCGACGCCGCGTCGACCGTCGACGGGCCACCGTGCCGGCGCTGCGCTTCCCCGACGAACTCCCCGTCTCGGCCGCCCGCGAGGAGATCGCCGACGCGATCCGGGACCACCAGGTCGTGGTGGTCGCCGGCGAGACCGGTTCCGGTAAGACCACGCAGCTGCCGAAGATCTGTCTCGAACTCGGCCGCGGCATCCGCGGCACGATCGGGCACACCCAGCCGCGTCGAATCGCGGCGAGCTCGGTGGCCAAACGCATCGCCGATGAGACCGACACCGAACTCGGTGACGCGGTCGGCTATTCGGTCCGGTTCACCGACCGCTCGGGCGCCGACACCCTGATTCGCGTGATGACCGACGGAATCCTGCTCCGCGAGATCGCCACCGATCCGATGCTGCGCCGCTACGACACCCTCATCATCGACGAGGCCCACGAGCGCAGCCTCAACATCGACTTCATCCTCGGCTATCTGCGTCGACTGCTGTCGCAACGACCGGATCTGAAGGTGATCATCACCTCGGCGACGATCGAACCCGCCCGTTTCGCACGGCATTTCAGCACGCCGGAGACGTCGGTTCCGGTCATCGAGGTGTCCGGTCGTACCTACCCCGTGGAGATCCGGTACCGGCCGCTGAGTCTGCAGGAGCGCCCGGACAGCGGCGACGACACCGGTGGCGGCGAGCACGCCGACCTCGACCAGATCCAGGGCATCGACGCCGCGATCGACGAGCTGTGGGCCGGTGGCCGCGGCGACATCCTGGTGTTCCTACCCACCGAGCGCGACATCCGCGAGACCGCGGATGCGTTGAAGCGGCGCACGGGAACGGGACGCAACGGCGGTGCGGAGATCGTCCCGCTGTTCGCGCGGCTTTCGATCGCCGACCAGCAGAAGGTCTTCGCCCCGTCGAACGGTCACCGGATCGTGCTGGCCACCAACGTCGCCGAGACCTCGGTCACCGTTCCCGGCATCCGCTACGTCATCGACACCGGCACGGCCCGCATCAGCCGGTACTCGACCCGCACCAAGGTCAATCGGCTTCCCATCGAACCCGTTTCGCAGGCCAGCGCCCGACAGCGCGCCGGCCGATGCGGTCGCGTCGCCCCCGGTGTGTGCATCCGGCTCTACAGCGAGAACGACTTCGACGCCCGCCCCGCGTTCACCGATCCGGAGATCCTGCGCACCAACCTCGCCGCCGTCATCCTCCAGATGACCTCACTGAAACTCGGTGAGATCGCGGACTTCCCGTTCGTCCAGCCACCCGACGAGCGCGCGATCCGCGACGGCATGGGCGTGCTGACCGAGCTCGGCGCGATCACCGTGAGCCGGGAGGGCGGCCCGCCGCGCCTCACCCCCGTCGGGCGCTCGATGTCCCGCATCCCCGTCGATCCGCGGGTCGCGCGGATGCTGATCGCCGGCCGCGAGCTCGGCTGCCTCGACCACCTGCTCGTCATCGCCTCCGCGATGTCCCTCCCCGATCCCCGCGAACGTCCCGCCGAACACCGCGAGGCCGCGGATGCCTCCCACCGTCGCTTCGTCGTGCCGCAGTCGGACTTCCTGTCCTATGTCGAGCTGTGGCGCTACCTCGAGGAACAGCGCAAGGAGTTGTCCGGCAGCAGGTTCCGGCGGATGTGCGAACGGGAGTTCCTGCACTTCCTGCGCATCCGGGAGTGGCGGGACCTGCACCGGCAGCTCACCGAGATCGTCAAGGATCTCGACTGGCCGGTGAACCCGGCCGGTTCCGACCTCCCCGAGGTCGACGCCGACGCGGTCCACCGCGCGATCCTCTCGGGCCTGCTGTCGAACATCGCCGCGCGCAACACCGAGGGCCGCGAGTTCACCGGGGCGCGAAACACGACGCTGATGATCTTCCCGGCGTCGCCGCTCGCCAAGAAGCCGCCGCCGTTCATCATGGCCGCGGAGGTCCTCGAGACCTCGCGACTGTTCGCACACACCGTCGCCGGGATCGATCCGCTGTGGGCGGAGAAGCTCGCCGGCGATCTGGTCAAGCGCACGCACAGCGAGCCGCACTGGTCGTCGAAGCGCGGTGCCGCGATGGCCTACGAACGGGTCACGCTGTACGGCGTGACCCTCGTCGCGCGTCGTCGCGTCGACTACGGGCCGATCGACCCGGTCGTCTCCCGCGAACTGTTCATCCGCCATGCCCTCGTCGAGGGCGACTGGCGTACGCAGCACCCGTTCTTCGAACGCAACCGCGCCCTGCTCGACGCCGCCTCCGACGTCGAGAACCGCATGCGCACACGTGGACTGGTGATCACCGAGGATCAGCTGTTCGAGTTCTACGCCAAGCGCGTCGGAACCGAGGTCACCTCCGCTCGGCACTTCGACACGTGGTGGAAGAAGGCCCGACGCTCCGACGAGGCTCTGCTCGACCTCAAGCCCGAGGACGTGGCGGCGAGCACCGAGGCCGCGCCCACCGACTACCCGGGTGCCTGGCAACAGGGCGACACCCGACTCGAACTCCGCTACCGGTTCGAACCCGGTGCACCCGATGACGGTGTCACCGTGATCATCCCGCGCGCACTGCTCCCCCACGTGCGCTCGGCGGGATTCGACTGGTCGGTGCCCGGCATGCGGACGGAACTGGCCACGGCACTGGTGAAGTCGCTGCCCAAACGGCTGCGCAAGTCCATGTCCCCGGCACAGCGTTTCGCCGAGTTGGCCCTGGCCCGTCTGACGCCGCGCAGCGAGCCACTCACGGTCGGACTCGCGCGCGAACTCTCCACGATCACTCAGATGACGGTCACCGCAGCCGATTTCGACGTCGACCGGATTCCGGCCCACCTCAAGATGCATTTCGCCGTGGTCGATGACGCCGGGAACATCACCGCGCGGGCCGATTCCATCGCCGAGCTCCAGCGTGCGGGCACCCCTGCCGCCACGAAGACGGTGAAGCGCACCTTGTATCGCACCTGGACCGACGACGGAATCGGGACCCTCGCCGCACAACGGACAGTCGACATCGCCGGTCAACGACTCACCCGCTACCCGACCATCGACGCGATCACCGACGAGGCCGGGCGGACCCGCGGGGTGGTCGTGATCGACGCCGCGTCGGAGCAGACCCGTGATCGATTGGCGGAGAGAGGGATCGTCGCACTGCTCGACCTCGCGATCCCACCCCTGCACCGACGCGTCGCCGGCTCGCTGGGGGCGGCGGGCCGACTCGCGTTGAGTCAGAGCCCCTACTCGGACCTCGATGCGTTGCTGGCCGACTGCACACGCCGTGCCATCCGCGATGTCGTCGCGGGCCTCGACGCCGCAACTCTGTCCGCGGTGCGTTCACCCGAGGCATTCAGCGCGCTTACGGAGAAGTTGCGGCCGCGGATCTCCGAAGCGGCGCCGGAATACTTCTCGCTCGCGGTCGAATCCTTTGGTTGGGTGGCGCCGGTACGCGCCGCGATCGACCGTCACGCCGGTTCGCTCGCGGCCGACGACGTCGCCGAACAGCTGGAAAATCTCGTCTTCGACGGATTCGTCGCCGCCACCGCCCGGCGACATCTGGAGAACGTGCCGCGTTATCTCGCGGCGGCCGAAGCCCGGCTGACGGCACTGCCGGCCTCCGCGGCCCGGGATCAGGCGGGAGTCGCCGTCGTCGACCGGGTGACCGAGCGGTGGGCGCAGAGACTGACTCAGGTTCCCGAGCACCGGAAGGCGGCCGTCAACGACGAGGCACAGTGGCTCGTCGAGGAGCTGCGGGTGGGATTGTTCGCCGAGCGGCTCGGCACCGCCTACCCGGTGTCGGAGAAGCGGGTTCTACGAACTCTTGACCGACTCGGCTGA
- the nrdR gene encoding transcriptional regulator NrdR, which translates to MRCPFCKNDDTKVIDSRVADEGQAIRRRRSCVECGRRFSTVESAVLAVVKRNGVTEPFSREKVMRGVRRACQGRHVAEDALAQLAQQVEDTVRASGSAEIPSNEVGLAILKPLRDLDEVAYLRFASVYRSFDSVEDFQREIDDLRAASAESVKSS; encoded by the coding sequence ATGCGCTGCCCCTTCTGCAAGAACGACGACACCAAGGTCATCGACTCGCGTGTCGCTGATGAGGGGCAGGCCATCCGGCGCCGCCGCTCCTGCGTGGAGTGTGGGCGACGCTTCTCGACCGTGGAGAGCGCTGTGCTCGCGGTGGTCAAACGCAACGGCGTGACCGAACCGTTCAGTCGCGAGAAGGTGATGAGGGGAGTCCGGCGCGCATGCCAGGGACGCCACGTCGCCGAGGACGCACTGGCCCAGCTGGCCCAGCAGGTCGAGGACACGGTACGTGCCAGCGGGTCGGCCGAGATCCCCAGCAACGAGGTCGGACTCGCGATCCTCAAACCGCTGCGCGACCTCGACGAGGTCGCATACCTGCGTTTCGCGTCGGTGTACCGCTCGTTCGACTCGGTCGAGGACTTCCAGCGCGAGATCGACGACCTCCGAGCCGCCTCAGCCGAGTCGGTCAAGAGTTCGTAG
- a CDS encoding LysM peptidoglycan-binding domain-containing protein: protein MRTATLIDPVRSTDPARGDVLERPRPMRRGDGRRPVDGRPVPESAVRVRRVASTQCASPVGMRGRAPVVPVSRPAQPAPSAVIRRRRRTATAILAGVGLALAVWVIAVVGQNYAATVTPSSVGTEVVHVRSGDSLSTIASRVAPEMPREAVVDEIIQLNDLPSSGLRVGQPLLAPRYH, encoded by the coding sequence ATGCGCACCGCCACTCTCATCGACCCCGTCCGCTCCACCGATCCGGCCCGCGGTGACGTCCTGGAACGTCCGCGCCCGATGCGCCGCGGCGATGGCCGCCGCCCCGTCGACGGCCGTCCGGTGCCGGAGTCGGCGGTCCGGGTCCGTCGGGTCGCCTCCACCCAGTGCGCCTCGCCGGTCGGTATGCGCGGCCGTGCACCGGTCGTGCCGGTGTCGCGCCCCGCGCAGCCCGCACCCTCGGCCGTCATCCGGCGGCGGCGACGCACGGCGACGGCCATCCTCGCCGGCGTCGGACTCGCGCTGGCCGTGTGGGTCATCGCGGTCGTCGGGCAGAACTACGCCGCAACGGTCACACCGTCCTCGGTCGGCACCGAGGTCGTGCACGTGCGCTCGGGCGACTCGCTGAGCACCATCGCGTCGCGCGTGGCTCCGGAGATGCCGCGTGAGGCAGTCGTCGACGAGATCATCCAGCTGAACGACCTCCCGTCGAGCGGCCTGCGCGTCGGCCAGCCGCTCCTCGCCCCCCGGTACCACTGA
- the lexA gene encoding transcriptional repressor LexA: MSDDGGKRTGARGADEPVTPADMAAAEASLTPRQRGVLEVIRKSVRERGYPPSIREIGDEVGLTSTSSVAHQLRTLERKGLLKRDANRPRAVNIAPSEPPTPTSPTGGALPEPTFVPVLGRIAAGGPILAEEAVEDVFPLPRELVGEGSLFLLKVVGESMIDAAICDGDWVVVRQQNVADNGDIVAAMIDGEATVKTFKRQKGHVWLMPHNELFDPIPGDEAVILGKVVTVMRRI; this comes from the coding sequence ATGAGCGATGACGGCGGTAAGCGCACCGGAGCGCGGGGCGCCGACGAGCCCGTCACCCCGGCAGACATGGCGGCGGCCGAGGCCTCGCTGACGCCGCGGCAGCGCGGAGTTCTCGAGGTGATCCGCAAATCCGTGCGCGAACGCGGTTACCCGCCCAGCATCCGCGAGATCGGCGACGAGGTGGGTCTCACCTCGACCTCCTCCGTCGCCCATCAGCTACGGACCCTCGAACGCAAGGGCCTGCTCAAGCGCGACGCGAATCGTCCGCGCGCGGTCAACATCGCGCCGAGTGAGCCGCCGACGCCCACCTCGCCGACCGGTGGTGCGCTACCCGAGCCCACCTTCGTGCCGGTCCTCGGCCGGATCGCCGCCGGCGGCCCGATCCTCGCGGAAGAAGCAGTCGAGGACGTGTTCCCGCTCCCCCGCGAGCTGGTCGGCGAGGGCTCGTTGTTCCTGCTGAAGGTCGTCGGCGAGTCGATGATCGACGCCGCGATCTGCGACGGCGACTGGGTGGTGGTCCGCCAGCAGAACGTGGCCGACAACGGTGACATCGTGGCCGCGATGATCGACGGCGAGGCCACGGTGAAGACCTTCAAGCGCCAGAAGGGTCATGTCTGGCTGATGCCGCACAACGAGCTGTTCGACCCGATCCCGGGCGACGAGGCCGTCATCCTCGGCAAGGTCGTCACCGTGATGCGGCGGATCTGA
- a CDS encoding phosphoenolpyruvate--protein phosphotransferase codes for MTQILTGTPVVGGVALGPALWPGRRPDHSAEALGAGIEIAEDLRADEAERFTAAAAAVAARLRERASQNTGVAAEVLAATAGLAEDRGWIGAASGLIAKGASAPSAAVAATEQFAAVFTKLGGLMAERVTDLNDVRDRVLAELLGLPEPGVPTPDVPSVLLADDLAPADTAGLDPATTIALVTRLGGPTSHTAIIARQLGIPCVVAVPDLAGISSGTVILVDGTTGEIVVEPDDATARARVDEHTRQAALVAGWSGPGRTADGVEVAILANVADGSSARAATDHPVEGVGLFRTELAFLERADEPSVEEQADIYREVLDAFGGRKVVIRTLDAGSDKPLRFVNQPEEPNPALGVRGDRIALAHPEIRAHQLDAIARAADGSETSPWVMAPMIASPSEAAAFAAQVRERGLTAGVMIEVPAAAILAPAILAEVDFVSIGTNDLTQYTMAADRMSADLASLTDPWQPAVLHLIATVARAGRDQGKPVGVCGEAAADPILACVLVGLGVTSLSSAPVAAAAVGARLAGVSRATCENAAAAALATADPAAARAAAAAVLENEEVRSAASR; via the coding sequence ATGACGCAGATTCTGACGGGGACGCCGGTCGTCGGTGGTGTGGCTCTCGGGCCCGCACTCTGGCCGGGCCGCCGACCCGACCACTCCGCAGAGGCGCTGGGCGCAGGCATCGAGATCGCCGAAGACCTCCGCGCCGACGAGGCCGAACGGTTCACCGCCGCCGCGGCGGCGGTCGCCGCGCGCCTGCGTGAACGTGCATCGCAGAACACCGGCGTCGCCGCCGAGGTACTCGCCGCCACCGCCGGGCTCGCCGAGGACCGCGGGTGGATCGGTGCCGCCTCGGGACTCATCGCCAAGGGGGCCTCGGCGCCGTCGGCCGCTGTCGCCGCCACCGAACAGTTCGCCGCCGTGTTCACCAAGCTCGGTGGACTCATGGCCGAGCGCGTCACCGACCTCAACGATGTCCGCGACCGCGTCCTCGCCGAACTGTTGGGCCTGCCCGAACCCGGCGTGCCCACGCCGGACGTGCCCTCGGTCCTCCTCGCCGACGACCTCGCGCCCGCCGACACCGCGGGTCTCGATCCCGCCACCACCATCGCACTGGTCACCCGCTTGGGCGGGCCGACCAGCCACACCGCGATCATCGCCCGGCAGCTCGGCATCCCGTGTGTCGTCGCGGTCCCCGATCTCGCCGGGATCAGTTCGGGCACAGTGATACTCGTGGACGGAACGACCGGTGAGATCGTCGTGGAACCCGACGACGCCACAGCCCGCGCCCGTGTCGACGAGCACACGCGTCAGGCGGCCCTGGTCGCCGGCTGGTCGGGTCCGGGCCGCACCGCCGACGGCGTGGAGGTGGCGATCCTGGCCAACGTCGCCGACGGGTCGTCGGCCCGCGCGGCCACCGACCATCCGGTGGAGGGCGTCGGACTGTTCCGCACCGAACTGGCCTTCCTCGAACGGGCCGACGAACCGTCGGTGGAGGAGCAGGCGGACATCTACCGCGAGGTGCTCGACGCGTTCGGTGGCCGCAAGGTCGTCATCCGCACCCTCGACGCCGGCTCGGACAAGCCGCTGCGCTTCGTCAACCAGCCCGAGGAGCCCAATCCGGCGCTGGGCGTACGGGGCGACCGGATCGCCTTGGCGCACCCCGAGATCCGCGCCCACCAGCTCGACGCGATCGCGCGCGCCGCCGACGGCTCCGAGACGAGCCCCTGGGTCATGGCACCGATGATCGCGTCACCGTCCGAGGCGGCCGCTTTCGCCGCACAGGTGCGCGAACGGGGGCTGACCGCCGGGGTGATGATCGAGGTCCCCGCCGCCGCGATCCTCGCACCCGCGATCCTGGCCGAGGTCGACTTCGTCTCGATCGGCACCAACGACCTCACGCAGTACACGATGGCCGCCGACCGGATGTCGGCCGATCTCGCTTCGCTGACCGATCCGTGGCAGCCGGCCGTCCTGCATCTCATCGCGACGGTTGCGCGGGCCGGACGGGATCAGGGGAAACCGGTCGGCGTGTGCGGCGAGGCCGCGGCGGACCCGATCCTCGCCTGTGTACTGGTCGGGCTCGGGGTGACCTCGTTGTCGAGTGCTCCGGTGGCGGCCGCTGCGGTCGGCGCCCGGCTCGCCGGTGTGTCGCGCGCGACCTGCGAAAACGCGGCCGCAGCCGCGCTCGCCACCGCCGATCCGGCTGCGGCTCGCGCGGCGGCCGCCGCGGTTCTCGAGAACGAAGAGGTCAGATCCGCCGCATCACGGTGA
- a CDS encoding DeoR/GlpR family DNA-binding transcription regulator, with the protein MYAEERQQAIAEEVRVAGRASVAELAAKFDVTSETVRRDLAVLERGGLLQRVHGGAVRPEVLRVIGELGIAERETEQTEEKAAIGRAALRFLPPDGGSVLFDAGTTTFRAAEAMPRDRGLTVITNSLPIAGLLAGHHADGLHALGGRVRGLTQATVGAETVAALGRLRVTTAFIGTNGLSEAHGLSTPDPDEAAVKAAMVAAARRVVVLADSSKMEREELSGFAGIDDIDVLITDSGIDPRFSAALSARGVEVVIA; encoded by the coding sequence GTGTACGCCGAGGAGAGACAGCAGGCCATCGCCGAGGAGGTTCGCGTCGCAGGGCGCGCCTCGGTCGCCGAGCTCGCCGCGAAATTCGACGTGACCAGTGAGACCGTCCGCCGCGACCTCGCGGTCCTCGAACGCGGCGGGCTCCTGCAGCGCGTCCACGGCGGTGCCGTCCGCCCCGAGGTCCTGCGCGTGATCGGCGAACTCGGCATCGCCGAACGCGAGACGGAACAGACCGAGGAGAAGGCGGCCATCGGCCGTGCCGCTCTCCGCTTCCTCCCGCCGGACGGCGGATCGGTTCTGTTCGACGCAGGTACCACCACCTTCCGGGCCGCCGAGGCCATGCCGCGCGACCGCGGCCTCACGGTGATCACCAACAGCCTCCCGATCGCCGGGCTGCTCGCCGGACACCACGCCGACGGTCTCCACGCCCTCGGCGGTCGCGTCCGCGGGCTCACCCAGGCGACGGTCGGCGCCGAGACCGTCGCCGCCCTGGGACGTCTCCGCGTGACGACCGCGTTCATCGGCACCAACGGACTGAGCGAGGCACACGGACTGTCCACCCCCGATCCCGACGAGGCGGCGGTGAAGGCAGCGATGGTCGCCGCGGCACGACGCGTGGTCGTCCTCGCCGACAGTTCGAAGATGGAGCGCGAGGAACTATCCGGATTCGCCGGCATCGACGACATCGATGTCCTCATCACGGACTCCGGCATCGATCCGCGGTTCTCCGCCGCATTGTCCGCCCGCGGCGTCGAGGTCGTGATCGCGTGA
- the pfkB gene encoding 1-phosphofructokinase — translation MILTVTANPSVDRTLELATPLRRGEVQRAGVVRAEPGGKGVNVARTVAAAGLSTLALLPARAGDPLLAALDDLALPYDAVPVDGEVRSNITIAESDGTTTKVNAPGVALTAAQLESLSALIRTHANGADWVTLCGSLPPGVPDDWYRSIADALVTAGCRVAVDTSGAPLRAVAGGRVDLVKPNEDELAELTGADAAELRDSLSRNDLRPVVAASRVLVEQIGGSVLATLGARGAVLVTPAGTWCATPPPIVPRSTVGAGDSSLAGFLIAQTRGASAPACLRSAVAYGAAAAALAGTASPTPEHLDLSGVTVTELSGAGR, via the coding sequence GTGATCCTCACCGTCACCGCAAATCCGAGCGTCGACCGGACCCTCGAACTCGCCACGCCGCTGCGACGCGGCGAAGTCCAGCGGGCCGGCGTCGTCCGCGCCGAACCGGGCGGCAAGGGCGTCAACGTCGCCCGCACCGTTGCCGCCGCCGGCCTCTCGACCCTGGCCCTCCTGCCCGCTCGCGCCGGCGACCCCCTGCTCGCCGCTCTCGACGACCTCGCACTCCCCTACGACGCCGTCCCCGTCGACGGCGAGGTCCGCTCCAACATCACCATCGCCGAATCCGACGGCACCACCACCAAGGTCAACGCCCCGGGCGTGGCCCTGACCGCGGCTCAGCTCGAGTCCCTGTCCGCTCTGATCCGCACCCACGCGAACGGCGCGGACTGGGTCACGCTGTGCGGATCGCTTCCGCCCGGTGTGCCGGACGACTGGTACCGGAGTATCGCCGACGCGCTCGTCACCGCCGGATGCCGGGTAGCCGTGGACACCTCGGGGGCGCCGTTGCGCGCCGTGGCAGGCGGACGTGTCGACCTCGTCAAACCCAACGAGGACGAACTCGCCGAACTCACCGGCGCCGACGCCGCCGAGCTACGTGATTCCCTGTCCCGCAACGACCTCCGGCCCGTCGTTGCCGCGTCGCGGGTCCTCGTGGAACAGATCGGCGGTAGTGTCCTGGCCACCCTCGGTGCACGGGGCGCCGTCCTCGTGACCCCGGCGGGCACCTGGTGCGCGACCCCACCACCGATCGTCCCGCGCAGCACCGTCGGGGCCGGCGACTCGTCCCTGGCCGGTTTTCTCATCGCCCAGACGCGCGGTGCCTCGGCTCCGGCGTGCCTCCGATCGGCCGTCGCCTACGGAGCAGCGGCTGCGGCGCTGGCCGGCACCGCCTCCCCCACCCCGGAGCACCTCGACCTGTCCGGGGTCACGGTCACGGAACTCTCCGGGGCCGGCCGATGA